GAAAGTATCATACTCTTGACCATAAAGTTTTTCAAGTTCAGTTAATATCTTTTTATCAACTGGCTCTTTTTGATTTAAAAAATTTTCTAAAGTTTTATCTTGGATTGTTGGTTTATTTTCCACAATTTGTTCTTTTAAAACTCTGTTTTGAAACTCTTTTGCCTTTTTTATCTCATCTTTTTTTGGTTTCTGCTCAATATTTTTTGGCTTTTCTATTTTATTTTCTATTACTTTTTCAACTTTTTTTTCTACTACTTTTTCAGTTTTCTTTTCTACTGTTTTCTCTATTTTTTGTTCAAGTTTTGGTTCTTCAATTTTGGTAGTTTTTTGCTCTTTTATCTCTTTTAGCTTTACAAGTTTGATATCTGTTTTTTCTATTTTTTTGTTATCTTGTTTATTATGGTTTTTTTGTTCGGTTTTATAGTTTAAAAGAAATAAAAAATGTATTAACAGTGACAAAAGTAAGGATAAAAATATTTTTTTCATTCGCGAATTATAGTAAAGTTTGTTGAAAATTAAGATATGTAGCCATCTATTTTATATGATTTTTGTCTAATTTGATATATCAAAATTGGGATAACTAAAATAAAAATAACCTTTTGCTTATATAGTTTATTGTAGAATATTTACTTAATAATAATTTTAGGATGAAAGATGTTTAAAAAATCTATAAAAGCTTATAAAAAGGCTTGTGAAGTAATTCCTGGTGGGGTTGATTCACCAGTTCGAGCATTTAAAAGTGTAGGTGGAACACCTCCTTTTATAAAAAAAGGAAAAGGTGCATATTTGTATGATATTGATGGAAATAGATATTTAGATTTTGTACAAAGCTGGGGACCACTAATTTTTGGACATTGTGATAAAGATATTGAGAAAGCAGTTATTAAAACTGTAAAAGATGGTTTAAGTTTTGGAGCACCGACTCTTTTAGAGACAAAATTAGCTCAAGAGATTGTTGAAATGTATGACAATATTGACAAAGTACGATTTGTAAGCTCTGGAACAGAAGCAACTATGAGTGCTATTAGATTAGCACGAGGTGTTACAAATAAAAATGATATTGTAAAATTTGAGGGGTGTTATCATGGGCATTCTGACTCTTTGTTAGTTCAAGCAGGTTCTGGAATGGCAACTTTTGGAAGTCCAAGTAGCCCAGGAGTTCCTGAAGATTTGACAAAACATACATTACTTTGTGAATATAACAATGTAGAGCAACTTAAAAAATGTTTTGAGCAAAGTAGTAATATTGCTTGTATAATTATTGAACCAATTGCTGGAAATATGGGATTAGTTCCTGCTTCAAATGAATTTTTAATAGCTTGTAGAGAGCTTTGTGATAAATATGGAGCTTTATTAATATTTGATGAAGTTATGAGTGGATTTAGAGCAAGTTTAAAAGGTGCTAGTGGGATATTAGATATTAAAGCTGATATTCTTACATTTGGAAAAGTAATTGGTGCAGGTATGCCAGTTGGTGCTTTTGCTTCTTCAAAAGAGATTATGAGTCAACTTTCTCCTGAAGGAAAAATCTATCAAGCTGGAACTTTAAGTGGAAATCCTGTTGCTATGGCGGCTGGTCTTGAAAGCCTTAGAAAATTAAAAGCAAATCCAAAAATTTATGATGAGTTAAGTAAAAAAGCAAAAAGATTGGTAAATGGACTTCAAAAAGTCGCACAAGACAATGGTATAGCTCTTCAAGTAAATACAAGAGGAAGTATGTTTGGATTTTTCTTTTGTGAAAATGAGCCTAAAAACTTTAAAGAAGTAGGGCTTTGTGATTTCAAAAGATTTGCAACATTCCACCATGAGATGTTAAAAAGAGGCTTTTATTTTGCTTGTAGTCAATATGAGGCTGGATTTATTTGTACAAAAATTACAAATGATATGATAGATGATTGTATAAAAGCAGCTGCAACTGTTATGAAGAATTTAAAATAAGGTTAAAAATGCAAAGCTTTAAAGATGTAGAACTAATAAAAAAAGCAAATATTTACTTTGATGGAAATGTTACAAGTAGAACTTTTATAGACTCTAATGGAGATAAAAAATCTCTTGGAATTATGATGGTTGGAGAGTATCTTTTTGGTACTGTGGAAGCTGAAATTATGGAGATTATAGAAGGTGAAGTAGAGGTTAAATTAAAAGGAGAAGAGGAGTGGAAAACTTATAAAAGTGGAAGCTCTTTTTCTATTCCTTCCAATTCAAGTTTTGATATAAAAGTAAAAACAATAAGTGATTATTGTTGTAGTTATATAAAGTAGTTTTATGGAAAAAAATATAGAAGAAACAAAAGAAACAAAGCCAAAACATAGAGATAAAATAGAGGCCCTTGATAGTTTATCTGTTGGTATTTCTATGGTTGCTGCTATTATTATTGGAGTTGGTATAGGATTAGGACTTAAATATCTTACTGGATATACTTGGACTCTTTGGGTTGGTATTTTTTGGGGAATTGCAGCTGCAGGATTAAATGTTTATAAGGCTTATAAAAGAGCTCAAAAGGTGTATGAAGGTATGGAAAATGACCCACGATATGCACATAGAGCAAAATATGGTGATAAAGCTTTTGATGATGAAGATTGATAAAGATATTTTAAGTTTTGCAAAGGTTTTTTTAGCCATAAATCTTTGTTTAAGCTTTTATGCAATAATTTTTCAAAATACAACTTGGTTATTAAATTTACAAGTTGCATTTTTTGCTTCGTTATTTGTAACTTTAGCCTCTTTTTTGTCATATAGAAAAAATATTCAAAATAGACTGGAAAATTTGGAACTCAATAAAGTAAGTAGTAATGAAAGAGATAAAATTGATGAGATTGATGACCCTTATGATTTGTATAGTGAATATGAAGAGATACCAGAAGAGGAATTGACTCCTGAAAAAATAAGAGAGATAATAAATGAAGAGAAAAAAAAGGTAAAACAAAATAGTTTTAAAAATACACTTTTTAGTGCAGGGGGATTTGTATCTATATATAGAGTTTTGGGATATGGATTTCTGATTTTTGGATTTTTTGCACTAAATAATAATAAATTATTTCTTCCTCTTGCTTTTATAATAGGTCTTAGCATAGTACCTTTAGGAGTTTTAATTACTAAATTTTTAAAAAAATAAGATTTTTATATAAAACTATCAAAGAATATCTACAAGAAAACATTTATCTATTATAAACTATCAAAAAATACTATGAAGGAAAACTTATGAAAACTATTGTTATATCTGGAGCTAGTGGATTTGTTGGGCAAAGTTTAGTTGAGTTTTTTTCTAAACAAAACTATAAAGTAGTACAAATAAAAAGAGAGATTTTGAATAAGCCTTCAAAATTAGATGAGCAAATACAAAGTTGTGATGTACTTATAAATCTAAGTGGTGCAAATATTATAAATAGATGGAGCGATGAGTATAAAAAGCTTTTATATAGTAGCAGAATCAATACAACTAAAAGTTTAGTAGAGAGTTTAAATAGAGTTCAAAATAAGCCAAAAATGTTTATTTCAACTTCAGCTGTTGGGATTTATGATAATAAAACAACCTATGATGAAGATGGCTCTTATTCAAATGATTTTTTATCAACTCTTTGCCAAGAGTGGGAAAAAGAGGCAAAAAAAGTAAACAATGATTTTACAAAAGTTACAATATTTAGATTTGGAATAGTTTTAGGAAAAAATGGAGGAGCTATAAGTAAAATGATGCTTCCATTTAAACTAGGGCTTGGAGGAGTTATCGGAAGTGGAAAACAATATTTTTCTTATATTCATATAGATGATTTAATTAAAGCTTACTCTTTTGTAATAGAAAAAGAGCTAGATGGAGTTTTTAATCTTACAGCTCCAACTCCAACAACAAATTTTGAGTTTACAAAAACTTTTGGAAAAATTCTAAATAGACCAACAATCTTTCCAGTTCCAGAGTTTGTTTTAAAACTAATATTTAGTGAAGGTGCAAAAGTTTTAAGTGATGGGCAAAGTGCAGTTCCTAAAAAACTTTTAGATAGTGGATTTGAGTTTAAGTATAAGAATATAGAAGAGTGTTTAAAAGAGATTTGTAAAAAGTAGTATAAAGTTATAAAAAAGAGCTACAAAAAAGCTTTTTTCTATTATAAAATGGGGATAAAAAGGCTTTATTGTGATTTTGGGAGTTTCATCTTGTTTATTGGGTAATTTATGTAGATATGATGGTCATAGTGTAAAAGATGAGTTTGTCTTTGATAGTTTAATGGAAAGGGTTAAATTTTATGAACCTTTAAATCAGCCCTCAATTAAAAATGGTGTAGGAATTTTTGTAAAAAAATTAAAAGAAAAAATGCCAAATCTTCCACTAGAAAAGGAGAAAAGATTAAATAATGCGTGGCTTAGAGAGAACTTTTTAATGCAAGTTTATTCATATAATGATTTAAAAATTTTATTAAATAATGAGAAAAAAATCTCTACTCTTGTGAAGTTTCATACCTCTTATAAGTATTTAATCTACTCAAAATCTCATACCTCTTATAAAATTTTAGGAAAAATAGTAGCAAATGAGGGAAAAAAAGATATTGATGAGTTATATAAAAAGTATGAAGAGGAGTTTTTAAAAGCAATAGCTACAAAATCTACTCTAAATAAAACTTATAATATCTTGCTTCATATTTTTGGATACTTCAAAAAACATATAACAAAAGAGGAAAAATCAGATATTTTAGAGAGTATTTATGACTTTAAAAATAGAGTAATTCCATTAATTAGTGTAATAAAAATTTTCAATATTTATATAAATAGATTTAATATATCCTATCTAATGAATCAAAAATTTTTAAACCCATATCCTGCAAAACTTGCATTAAGAAGTGATTTAAAGGCTTATAAATGAAACAAATTTTATGGTTTAGAAGAGATTTAAGAGTAGTTGATAGTGAGATATTGGCAAATGCAAAAGGTGAAGTGCTACCAATATTTATTTTTGATAAAAATATTTTAGAAAAACTCTCAAAAGAAGATAAAAGAGTTACATTTATCTATAAAAGTGTTAATGAACTAAAAGAGAGTTTGAAAAAGATTGGGCTTGATTTAGCAATATTTTTTGATATACCTAAAAATGTCTTTACAAAATTAAAACAAGAGGGGTTTAGTGAAATTTTAACCTCTATTGATTTTGACTTTTATGCAAAAAAAAGAGATGAAGAAGTAGAGAGGATTTTACCTCTTAGAAGATTTTTAGATTCATTTTTGATTGATCCAAAAGATATTTTAAAAAGTGATAAAACACCATATAAAGTTTTTACCCCTTTTTATAACTCTTTAGAACCTTTACATCAATCAAATTCTATAAAAGAGTTTGAAATCTCTAAAAATATAAAAAAAGTAGATTTTGATTATAGCTTTATTCCAACTTTAGAAGATTTGGGATTTATAGAACAAAAATTACCAGATTTTTTATATAAAAGTGCAGATGAGTTGATAGAGGATTTTTCAAAAAAACTTAACTCTTATCAAGAAAATAGAGATTATATATATTTAGATGCAGGTTCAAAGCTCTCAGTACATCTAAGATTTGGATTAATTTCACCTAAAATGATTTTTAATAGAGTAAAAAAACTACAAGTAAGTAAAAAAGAGATAAATTTTTTTATAAGAGAGCTTATTTGGAGAGAGTTTTATAACTATATTTTGTACCATTTCCCACAAAGTGAGTTTGAAAACTTAAATAAGATAGAGGTAAATTGGAGTCAAAATGATGAAAACTTTAAAAAATGGTGTGAAGGAAAAACAGGAGTTCCTATAATAGATGCTGCTATGAGATATTTTAATAATACAGGACTTATGCACAATCGTCTAAGAATGATAGTAGCCTCATATTTAGTTAAAAATTTGTTAATAGACTGGAAAAAAGGTGAGAACTATTTTGCACAAAAACTTTTAGATTATGAGAAAAGTTCAAATATTGGTTCTTGGCAATGGGCTGCAAGTACAGGAGTTGATGCAGTACCATATTTTAGAGTTTTTAATCCCTATTTACAATCAAAAAAATTTGATGCTAATGCAGTTTTTATAAAAAGTATTTTAAAAGAGTTAAAAGATATTCCAGTAAAATTAATACATATAGAAAATGGGGTTCAAGAAAATATTTTTTTAGATTACCCAAAACAGATTATTGGAATCTCAACTTCAAGAAATAGGGCTATTTTAGAGTTTAAAAGAGCAAATAGTGAAAAGTTTTAAACTCAAATTTGAATAGGACAAAAATGTTTAAAGGTTTTAGATGCTTAAAAATGAACTAAAAATATCTTATAAAGATTGGATAAATGTTTTAATAATAGCAATATTATTTGGTTTCTTTCAATCTTTGATACTCTATTTTTTAAATAAAAATTTACAAACTTTTTCTACAACAATTTTTAGTATTAGCACAGCTTTTTTTATAACAGTTTTTGCAATAATTTTAATTAGCTTTTCAAATAGATATATTCTTCCAAAGATTGATAAAAGATTTTGGACTATTTTTAGCCTTTTTTTCTCTTTTTTATCTGGATTTCTTGGATTTATTTTAGTTTTTTTTATTTTTCTTGATTCAAATTTTGAAATCATAATTTTAGTAACTCCATTTTGGTTAAATTTGGCAGTTATTATTGGATTTTTAACTCTTTTAATAGCTTTGATTCTGCATCAATTTGTATTTTTGAAAAATAAAAATAGTCAAATAGAAAAAGAGATTTTAGAATCAAAACTAAAATCTTTAGAAAATGAGTTAAACCCTCATTTTTTATTTAATGCTTTAAATTCAGTATCTCAACTAATATATATTGATAAACAAAAGGCTGAAAATGCAGTTTTACAGCTATCAAAATTTTTAAGAAATGCCATAAATAAGGAGAGTTTAGTTACCCTTGAAAATGAGATTTTTATGGTACAAACCTATGTGAGTATTGAAAATATTAGATTTGATGATAAAATAGTTTTGCATATAGATGAGTTTAAAGATTTGAAATTTGTAAAAATACCAAAATTCTCAATTCAACTTTTAGTAGAAAATGGTATAAAACATGGATATTTAGGTAAAGAGTTGAATATATTTATAAAATTTAGTAAAAATTCTATAAAAGTTTCAAATGATGGTAAAAAAAGTTTAAATATAAAATTTAAAACAGGTTTATTAAATTTACAAAATAGATTGAGATTATTGAATATTGGGGAGTTGGAATTTTTAGTAGATGATGAAAATATGGCTTTTTGTATTATTTTAAAGGATAAAATTTGAAAGTATTAATAGTAGATGATGAAAATTTAGCACTAGCAAGACTAAAAAGGCTTTTAAATGATAATAATATCTTTGATATTATGGAGTTTAATGACCCACTTCTTGCTATAAAAGAGTTATCGAAAACAAAATTTGATGTAGCTTTTTTAGATATTTCTATGCCAAATTTTAGTGGTTTAGAGTTAGCAGAATTTATACTAAATATTGAACCAAAAACTTTTATAGTATTTCAAACGGCTTATGAAGAGTATGCTTTAGATGCCTTTAAAAAAGGTGGCATGGGTTATTTGCTAAAACCTATTGAAAATAGTGAATTAAAGAAAAGTTTAGAAAAAATCTCTCTTTATAAAGAGGAGAAAAATGTATCAAAAAAGATATTGGGTAAAGTTTCAGATAAAATTTATTTAGTCCAAATTGATGAGATTTTTTATATTAAAGCTGATTTAGATGAGATTATTATTAGAACTAAAGATAATTTTGTCTATGCAAAGAAAAAAATAGGGGATGTTGAAGAGATTTTAAAAGATAAAAACTTTTTTAGAGTTCATCGTTCATATATTGTAAATGTTGATAAGATAAAATCTATAAAAAGTATTGAGCAATCTAAACTTGAGATATATTT
The Aliarcobacter faecis genome window above contains:
- the hemL gene encoding glutamate-1-semialdehyde 2,1-aminomutase → MFKKSIKAYKKACEVIPGGVDSPVRAFKSVGGTPPFIKKGKGAYLYDIDGNRYLDFVQSWGPLIFGHCDKDIEKAVIKTVKDGLSFGAPTLLETKLAQEIVEMYDNIDKVRFVSSGTEATMSAIRLARGVTNKNDIVKFEGCYHGHSDSLLVQAGSGMATFGSPSSPGVPEDLTKHTLLCEYNNVEQLKKCFEQSSNIACIIIEPIAGNMGLVPASNEFLIACRELCDKYGALLIFDEVMSGFRASLKGASGILDIKADILTFGKVIGAGMPVGAFASSKEIMSQLSPEGKIYQAGTLSGNPVAMAAGLESLRKLKANPKIYDELSKKAKRLVNGLQKVAQDNGIALQVNTRGSMFGFFFCENEPKNFKEVGLCDFKRFATFHHEMLKRGFYFACSQYEAGFICTKITNDMIDDCIKAAATVMKNLK
- a CDS encoding LytR/AlgR family response regulator transcription factor, with the translated sequence MKVLIVDDENLALARLKRLLNDNNIFDIMEFNDPLLAIKELSKTKFDVAFLDISMPNFSGLELAEFILNIEPKTFIVFQTAYEEYALDAFKKGGMGYLLKPIENSELKKSLEKISLYKEEKNVSKKILGKVSDKIYLVQIDEIFYIKADLDEIIIRTKDNFVYAKKKIGDVEEILKDKNFFRVHRSYIVNVDKIKSIKSIEQSKLEIYFSGVDEFIISSKDGAKEFREYLDKKSI
- a CDS encoding sensor histidine kinase codes for the protein MLKNELKISYKDWINVLIIAILFGFFQSLILYFLNKNLQTFSTTIFSISTAFFITVFAIILISFSNRYILPKIDKRFWTIFSLFFSFLSGFLGFILVFFIFLDSNFEIIILVTPFWLNLAVIIGFLTLLIALILHQFVFLKNKNSQIEKEILESKLKSLENELNPHFLFNALNSVSQLIYIDKQKAENAVLQLSKFLRNAINKESLVTLENEIFMVQTYVSIENIRFDDKIVLHIDEFKDLKFVKIPKFSIQLLVENGIKHGYLGKELNIFIKFSKNSIKVSNDGKKSLNIKFKTGLLNLQNRLRLLNIGELEFLVDDENMAFCIILKDKI
- the ppnP gene encoding pyrimidine/purine nucleoside phosphorylase: MQSFKDVELIKKANIYFDGNVTSRTFIDSNGDKKSLGIMMVGEYLFGTVEAEIMEIIEGEVEVKLKGEEEWKTYKSGSSFSIPSNSSFDIKVKTISDYCCSYIK
- a CDS encoding AtpZ/AtpI family protein, producing MEKNIEETKETKPKHRDKIEALDSLSVGISMVAAIIIGVGIGLGLKYLTGYTWTLWVGIFWGIAAAGLNVYKAYKRAQKVYEGMENDPRYAHRAKYGDKAFDDED
- a CDS encoding TIGR01777 family oxidoreductase; translated protein: MKTIVISGASGFVGQSLVEFFSKQNYKVVQIKREILNKPSKLDEQIQSCDVLINLSGANIINRWSDEYKKLLYSSRINTTKSLVESLNRVQNKPKMFISTSAVGIYDNKTTYDEDGSYSNDFLSTLCQEWEKEAKKVNNDFTKVTIFRFGIVLGKNGGAISKMMLPFKLGLGGVIGSGKQYFSYIHIDDLIKAYSFVIEKELDGVFNLTAPTPTTNFEFTKTFGKILNRPTIFPVPEFVLKLIFSEGAKVLSDGQSAVPKKLLDSGFEFKYKNIEECLKEICKK
- a CDS encoding energy transducer TonB, encoding MSLLIHFLFLLNYKTEQKNHNKQDNKKIEKTDIKLVKLKEIKEQKTTKIEEPKLEQKIEKTVEKKTEKVVEKKVEKVIENKIEKPKNIEQKPKKDEIKKAKEFQNRVLKEQIVENKPTIQDKTLENFLNQKEPVDKKILTELEKLYGQEYDTFTKVQKAYLEKNLNNFQAITQKVLNRMGYPKLAAKLQIGGVNIVEFMFHPDGSITGLKITNSSGYTILDDYSLELIEIAYKDYPRPTEKTKIKFQVFYRMY
- a CDS encoding DUF1722 domain-containing protein; the encoded protein is MILGVSSCLLGNLCRYDGHSVKDEFVFDSLMERVKFYEPLNQPSIKNGVGIFVKKLKEKMPNLPLEKEKRLNNAWLRENFLMQVYSYNDLKILLNNEKKISTLVKFHTSYKYLIYSKSHTSYKILGKIVANEGKKDIDELYKKYEEEFLKAIATKSTLNKTYNILLHIFGYFKKHITKEEKSDILESIYDFKNRVIPLISVIKIFNIYINRFNISYLMNQKFLNPYPAKLALRSDLKAYK
- a CDS encoding cryptochrome/photolyase family protein, translated to MKQILWFRRDLRVVDSEILANAKGEVLPIFIFDKNILEKLSKEDKRVTFIYKSVNELKESLKKIGLDLAIFFDIPKNVFTKLKQEGFSEILTSIDFDFYAKKRDEEVERILPLRRFLDSFLIDPKDILKSDKTPYKVFTPFYNSLEPLHQSNSIKEFEISKNIKKVDFDYSFIPTLEDLGFIEQKLPDFLYKSADELIEDFSKKLNSYQENRDYIYLDAGSKLSVHLRFGLISPKMIFNRVKKLQVSKKEINFFIRELIWREFYNYILYHFPQSEFENLNKIEVNWSQNDENFKKWCEGKTGVPIIDAAMRYFNNTGLMHNRLRMIVASYLVKNLLIDWKKGENYFAQKLLDYEKSSNIGSWQWAASTGVDAVPYFRVFNPYLQSKKFDANAVFIKSILKELKDIPVKLIHIENGVQENIFLDYPKQIIGISTSRNRAILEFKRANSEKF